cCCCTacccttttttcattttttccttcTTTAAAAGAGACCAGTACCACTTTGCATCTTTTCTGTTCTCTGGCAGCGATTCAAACATATTGTAAAATTTATGTGTATGTGTTTTTAGGAGGACAAGATAGCTGTGCTTGTTGGGACTGTGATGGATGATGCTAGGGTTTATGAGGTCCCAGCCTTGAAGGTGGTTGCCCTGAGATTCACAAAGAGGGCAAGGGCGAGGATTGAGAAGGCTTGTGGGGAGTGTCTAACATTTGATCAGCTGGCTCTCAGAGCTCCTCTTGGTCAGAACACGGTATGGGATTCAATGCAAGTATTTGATTATTATGTTGTTGAGAGGCATTTTTTGTTGCTGCTCTTTAGGTTTTGTTGTCTCCTTTTTGCTCTGTGTTCCTGTGTATGCAATTCTATATTATGTGCTTGTCATTTTACTTGCAGTTGAGCTGCTCAAacaaattttagatttttgtgTGACTTGAGAGTGGGCACAATGAAACATGCATCATGAGAATGCACAGCATATCTTAAATTGTAGTTTAGGGTAATGCATGCATACATGTACTTCATTGCTGTTTTCTACATTAGGATATTGATTTAGTTATACTGCTTGCTTTCTCAATAGCTCAgtcatatatttttctttatgAAGATTTCATTTATTAGGTTTAGAAGGACAAGCTATAGTCTATTTGACATCATCTTCAGGCATGTGATGCTTGATACGATAACAACTTTGATGAGTCATAGTCTGGACTTAAAAAATTGTAGCTAGAAATTTGGTTATCACTAAAACCAGTTAGGTTCTTTAAAAGTTGTGCTATATATCAATTGTTGGTTGTGGTCTTATTCTAAGTATTTGTGATTGCATATGCATGTTGACTTGACTAGTGAGGAGAAGTGAGCTAGTTAATGTTAAATACTAAGAATAATTTGGTTTGTGATGGTATGACATACCTCCATGGATTAGAGGAGTAGGTCCTGTGATATGGAAAACGAGGATTCATGTAGCTTACCTTACTTGTGGGGCACTGGGGCTTGTCTTGGTTGTTGTTGATGTGTTTCTTTTTTATGCTTAATGATTTGAATGATGGTAAATTGTTACCTTAAGTTTCTGATTTGTGAAGCTGATGAAAACTGAAATGATTTTGAGCAAAAATTAAGTTGTATACTTTGTATAGCATTCATATTAAGTATTAGCAATGTAAAAGAATTGAATTGATAGGAGTGAAGGAGATTAAGAAACAGAGGATAGTTGAATTAATATTCTGTCGTATAAAAAACATGATACATGAAAACTCTTTATATAAAGTTTCAGTGCACTGGAGTAGctatcttcaaaattcaaataacaaaagaatatcttttcaaattttaaataacagGAGAAGATTGGATCAGTTGTCCTCCTAATTCTCCTCTATCTTCGAGATACAACagaatatcttttcaaaattaaaataacagcAGAAGATCGAATTGGTTGTTCTCCTAATTCTCCTCCTTATTTTCCTCCAGTTGACAGCTACGACTTTGCTTGCTTGGTTTGTTATTCAGTTCTACATTTTCCTCTACACGCCCCCTCAATCTGAAGGGTAGTGTTTGAACATTCAGATTGGCCAAGATGATTTGAAATTTGCGAGGGGACACCAACTTAGTTAATGAATGGGCAAGTTGATCTCTCCTAGATATAAGCTGAACATTAAGCTGTTTTCTTCGAACTTGCTCACATACACAATGAAAATCAATCTCGATGTGCTTTGTGCGAGCATGAAACATAGGATTAGCCGCCAAGTATATGGCTCCAATATTGTCACACCACAACACTGGTGATTTTGGAATCTTACGCCCAATTTCACATAAAATTGATTGCAACCATTGTAGTTCTGAAGCTGTGTTTGCAAGTGACTTATATTTAGCTTCGGTAACTGTGAACTGTTGCTTGCACCGCCAAATAAGATTGTTGTCCATAAAAATGCAATATGCACCTACTGATCGATGATCATCTCTATCAGCTACCCAATAGGAATCTGAAAAAGCTTGAATTGCAAAATTAGATGAGCTGCTGAGGAACAAACCCGTTGATATGGTATTTTAAGATAACGTAGAATCCTTTTTACAGCCTGCCAATGTGATTCCAATGGGTATGCTTGAGGGTAGAGAGGTATCATCAGCTATTATAACGGATTGGGAGGCAGAATTCGTAGGCTTGACAGGTGCTTCATCTGTTCCTGCAGAGTGAGACACTAGAGGCACATTAAGGTTATTTTCAGGTGGTAAGATCCTGGATTGcattttattaattttgaaaGGAGGGGTTAATTTGAGAGGTAAAGGCAAGGCGACATGTGTGAACGAGTTGGGCATTGAAGATGGTGCAGGTGAGATATTTTTCTGATAATGaaaaaaattttcatcaaagattacaTGTAGAGACACATAAACTCAACTAGTTGATAAGTCAAGACACTTGTACCCAGGTGATTAACAATATAGCCAAGGAAAACACATGATTTGCTTCGGAAATCCAATTTATGTTCGTTATATGGTCTAAGATTACGCCAACGTGCACATCCAAAGACCCATAAGAAAGAAAAATCAGGGACTCGGTGATAGATCAATTCATAAGGTGAAGATCGGATCGGTTGTTCTCCTGATTCTCGTCCTTATTTTCCTCTAGTTGATAACTACGACTTTGCTTGCTTGGTTTGTTATTCAGTTCCACATTTACCTGTACAAGCAATGACCTTTTAAATGTCGTAAAGCAATGGACATCATATTCCCTATTTAGATTTATAATTCACTCTATGATGGATTAGCCAGAGcttttgcaaaataattttttactctCACACTGCATAGCTTATGCCAATTGCATTGATGTAGTCGGTAAAAAGTGTTAAATATCTATATCTGTGTTTCTATCGTAGACAAAGATTTGAATATTCAAAATTCATGTGAATTTATCGCATGCTAATTctagagttttttattttttattttttgttatgaaGAATTGAAAAAGGAGTATTGATTTGGTGAACTAGTGCTTGTCCAAAGAGATAGTGGTGAAGTTGACACAAAGGCTACTTTGGATGTGATGAATTTTGTGAATGATGGGATTACAAAATTCCTTGTTGACAAATCCTGGGATCAACAAACCTTTTGTTTGGGTAACTTTTGTAtgataaaaaattttcaatgattgtCTTTAGTATTTTATAGAACAGCTgaagagtgggatttgaaaaacaAACATTGAGGGGGCCAAAATCCCCCAGTGCAAATCATAGAAGGATTTTCAAATTCCGAGTTTTGTTATCCAAATACGTGGATTTGGTAGATGGGATTTTAGAAATTACAAGTTTTAATAAAATCCTGTCTTGATGTCTTATCTAAACAGGATGCAGGCTCTTAGGAATTAATCACTTGCTCCATGTGCAATGCAGGTTCTCCTCAGAGGTCCAAAGAACTCTCGTGAAGCAGTGAAACATTTTGGTAAAGCTCCTGGTGTACCTCACAGCCACACTAAACCATACGTACGATCAAAGGgaaggaaatttgagagagctaGAGGAAGAAGGAATAGCAGGGGGTTCAAGGTTTGAGTTGTTTGTGCTATTGTTACATCCTTTGATCCCAAGGCATCAGTCATTCATCCACATGCTGGTGCGTTTTTGTGTTGTGTTAGATCCACATTTCCCCTTTTTTATCTCCTATGCCCCAATGCAGTCTAGTCTTTGTTTCCAATCTATCTTACTACAGTTTTTTCATGTGCCTTTATGCTTTTGTCTCATAAAGATTGAGAGTTTGTCTATTTAAGACTGGATGCTTGACCTTGATTTGTCCTTTAATTATATGACCTGTTTAGGGGTTTTGTGAATACATGAAAAAGCAAACTTGATTTGACAAGTATCCTTTGTTTTGTTATTGCTAGCACATTGATTCATATAAGATTATATTCAAGTTTGTTCAAattcacccaaatccaaatccaaggtctgaaATTCATGTTCCCAAAGGCAGTACAGAGGAAATAGAGATTGCCTCTTGGAAGGGCATTAATTCCCATGTGTGAGCACAGATTGTATAGCCCATCTAAATGGTACATTTCTATATATTGGAACGCCTGGTTTGGTTTAGTTTTTGATTAATAGTATTACTGATCATGGGAGCTGCATAGTGTTTTCTCACTTTTAGTTGTAACTCTAAATATATTGTAACAAATTGAAGAGTGGTTGCTGAATCATATTCTTTTTAATTGTTATATGAATTGCTAGTTGCCTATTTTGGAGAATGCTGAGCTAGTATTAACAACAATTTAACCATGTAATGGGTACCCACTCCTATGTTactgtgcatttttttttttttaaagaatcaaAAAGTTAAAAAGGCAAATGTTACATTTGCCTAGTTATTGTTATTTATATCCCTTGCTGTAAAAATAGTACTCCCTCACAGGCGTGCCATTAACATTTGCCTAGTTATTGTTATTTATATCCCTTGCTGTAAAAATAGTACTCCCTCACAGGCGTGCCATTAACCTTtgttaaaaaaaagaaagaaaaaaagcaGGAAGCCATTTTTGCTTCTaactaggggtgtacacggttcagTTTGGCTCGGTTATTGCCAAAACCATCAGCCGAACCGAACCTCTTAGTTTTTAAAACTACTGAACCGCAACTGAACCGTATACCGTCGGTTGAAAACCAAACTAAACCGTTTATTTTACGGTGCGGTTCGATTAATTCAGTTATACCAAATTTTaaactaacaaaataaaaaaataattacataAAGCCAAGTCAGGCCACAGCCAACTAGGCCACGGCTTTGAGTGCAAAGCCTAGCATGGATGTGATTAATTAGATCCAACTTTAAtaaatagggtgaggaaaattttttcttcccatttccaatTGATGTGGGATGGCCAGAGCACCAAGATAATGTGGGTGTGATCGTAAGCGACTGGCGTGGGCAACTGGCATGAGCGTGGGCGTTGCTGTGTGCCTGTGTGTGAGCGTGGGCGTGGAGAACTGGAGATGTGGGCGTTGCTGTGTCTGTGTGAGCGTGAGCGTAGGCGTTGCTGTGTGTGATTGCGTCGGCATGGAGATGTGGGGTGGGCGTTGTTGACTGGCGTAGGCGTTGCTGTGTGTGATTGCGTCGGCATGGAGATGTGGGGTGGGCGTTGTTGATTGGCGTGGGCGGTGGGCATGAGCGTCAGAGGGCATGGCAGTTGGCACTCGTCATTGTGCAGTGTGCAGGTTaccaggagatggagaagatgatgCCTGGCGCCTGCTGTGGTAGTAGCACTGTAGCAGGCTGCTATTGGTTCAGTTCTTCCCAAGCACTCATCCCACATGGCCAAAACGGAAAGCTTTGGTTCTCATTCCTCCTTTATAAGATCCTTTCCCACTCCTTGAGAAAGTATTAgccaataatttaaattaaaaaaataatgtaggtataatttttttttttcatgtacttgtaatcaaagttcccacaagatataattattttaaaattataatcggtttttggtttttacggttcggtttttgagtgaaaccgaaaccgaaaccgaaaatttattttttacatattCAAAACCGAAACCAAAAAACCGAACCAAAGCTTCAAacggttcggtttcggtccggTTCTCAGTTTTTCGGTAAATTTTTTACACCCCTACTTATAAGCTTACCTTCTCACATATCTTGTCAATGAAACTTGTGTTGTTTGTGAAAGAGCATCAGCCATTGCCAACATTGCCTCACCGGAAATAAAACTAGCTGTGAGATTAATGCTTCAGATGCAATCTCTGATATCTACTGGTAATGCATTACCTGTCAGTGCTGGTGGTGTGATGATGGGGTGGCCGCTGCGTGGTAGGATTTAGAGAGTATATGAATGAGAGAGGAGGAATGGCCATTCTTAAGCAATAATCATTCATGCCTTGTTTTGAATAGCTAGTCTATGGAAAGAAATCGAAGTTGGAACCACAGCAAACCTTGATCCCATCCAATCAGATTAGCCATCAGAGCGAATGCACAAACACATTTTGGTTTTGAGCTGATCACTCGTGTGGCTGGTAGTGTAGTATGGGAGTTGTCGTGAAACTAAGCAAAGGAGAGGCAGTGTCAAGGTGGAAGCAAATGGaagttgcttcaatgtttactatgCCCCAGGCCATGCGGAAATGATCTTAGAAGTTTCTTATAAAAAATagaggggaggggagggggggaCTGCCAAATTGTGTCTAGGATAATCCTAAAAAGGTTCTTTTATTTGCGACGTTGAAATAACGCATGCAATTTCCTAGGAAAAGTTTGAAAGATCTTCGACAAGTGGCCTTCTACTTCGACATGGATTGCCTCTCTTTGTCACACATAAGTAGGTGGTTGTAAAAAAGTGAGGTTGATCAAGCGTCCATTGGGAagatctttttttaaaaaaaaatgtttataacacttatcacttaaaataagtacttttataaatataaaaataagaagtGGCTTTTGAATTGACTACAACAAACACTTAATATAATAAGTGCTTTTTTAGAACCACTTTTTGAagaactatttaagtgaattttgataaACAAACTAAGACAACTTTTTTGTCACTTATAAAGTAGTAGTTCATAGGCCAggtcaattttataaatatacaaaaatttagtattattttataattaaaaaaatatctatTAGAAGATAATCATAGATTATTTTATTaggtattataatatattaattattaacgaaacataattcaattctaAAATAAAACAGAAGagttatttattaatttaaattaatagtaaaaatttaaaatactaatttaattaatattattattttaacataaagtaatatgataatcatatgttataaatataattaagaataagattattgttcataaaaaataatattatattatttttacataataaaactgtttaaatgttaattaaaaataatcatgtattattttagtatacattataaacaattaattattaataaaatgtaattaaattttggaatgaataaaaagaatcatctataaatttaaataaactaaaaattttaatttagttattaatgttattttaacataaattaatgtgataaaaatatgtcATAAATATACTTTAATAACAAGATTATAGTTaactaataaataatattatattattttagttaatgtaaaatatttaaatttaattataaaattaatataataatcatttaaaattttaaatatataaatataaatatttttatttaagatatatttaaaaatacatattaattATTGTAATTCAAATCTACATTGAAGaggaactatttattaatttaaattaatattaaattaattaaaattttaaatttaattaataatattattttatcataaatatgttatgaatatacattaataacatgattattattaattaaaaataataatcttaaattattttctaatagaaaatattttaattttaattataattaattaaaataattattaatgaaattgttacttaaaaatattgatatttttaatttaaaatatatttaaaaataatcatatattaccCTAAAATAAAAGTAAGTATCCATATACTACTTATTTTAAATGCAACCAAGCACTGTTTTCAGCTTTAAACACTTTTTTAGTGCAACACTTATTATTAGCACTTATTAATTTCAGTTACTTTTTTGAGAAAACACTTCTATTTAAGTGTGTTAGCCTTAGAAGTTACGTGAACTTAATtgtattgttttgatgataacaacccattagtggttctaggtgaaCTTGTCTTTGCATAATGAGCTATAGTAAGTCAAACTCAAGAGAAAAGATTaaataaattagtaataggtcagatatcatcaaaaagggagaaaatGTTACCCTTGTTGGCTAAACTATCATGGTCCTATGtattttaatgatattaacctatatatggTTTCTAATGTTTTCCATAtttgtagatcatgtttagtacaagttTAGTGACAATTACATGAAGTACTAAAATTAGAGGCAAAGATTAGACCGAGTTGACGTTTGAATAGGAAgctcaaatggacacgtactcggaaaggactcaagcacatccaaggaagtttAATGTTGTATAGTATGTAATGGGGTCTGCGTTTGAGgtagtttatgttgtaactcttgcgttttgtttcttgcatgatttctgagcaagagttgcaCAATTTGCACATGCAtataggacacatgagtttatagaaTTTCACCTAAAGTCAACAAACTCtacattcatagttttcaaagttaactcaaaaagtttgtcaaaagaatcctaaactcaaaattgtttttcaaagggacaagtcttaaaacatcttattattttgaacatcttcatatCTAGTTCCAgttttatcaaaacgagtcttatgtctttttatgaaaaatataatgttagccttgttggctacactatcatggtcCTATGTGTTTTGATAATTGTTAGCCCTGTCAGCTACACTATTttagtttatatgttttgatgatattaacctatttgttgtttatagtattttccatccttacagatcttatctagtataggtacaaagtgtcagaaacacagaggtaccaaatcaaAAGTAAAGATCagacctagtagacatcaaatagaaaagatcggaaggacactgactcagaagcatcaaagcacatcccggagtttttattgtgtataaattaattgtaataagggttgtatgagtgagtgcgtattataactcttgcgatGTGTATCTTGcgtgatttctgagtaagagttgaaccattgcataagcatactaggacacatgagtttataggattgcactaaagacataaacacaaactcacctttcatgactttctaagttaaaataagagtttgacaaatgaatcctaaaactcaaatatgttttcaaagggacaagcttttaacatcctagttttaagaacatttttatacgtagtcccgattgtgttaaaacaagtttaatgtcctaaaggttcaaagaaagtcaagtatatttacaaaaggacatactaagcatataagatatcaaaatgggttttcaaacgtgttttattaattaaaatatcttatattcaaaagtaaactcatttggacaagttttaatcttcattagacttaatatatttcatataattttgtccaataatgttttgagtcattaaaatactttttgacaaggaaaaacaaagtaatcgtcactaccgtaatgcagtcttgagtcctgaacaccttacggtattttgggcatgatttttctaaaaaagtccaaatgggacaatcttagtgtccctggaaagctaagacaaaattccacaactttcaatttggtgactttttctaattcagggacctcgttgatgaaattcagagaattTCGTAAACGAGTTCAACTGGCAGAAGCgctccaacgggcggaaaacagctagtttgccaaataaaatattttttcttccccccaacgcctagttaacggctcctaatgttcttgggctataaatacaagcttttagacttatattaatatggttttgagcattgttgatcatatttgtgaaaaatattattttatccaaaacctaagcactttgca
This genomic stretch from Malania oleifera isolate guangnan ecotype guangnan chromosome 3, ASM2987363v1, whole genome shotgun sequence harbors:
- the LOC131150859 gene encoding large ribosomal subunit protein eL18y-like encodes the protein MGIDLVAGGKSKRTKRTGPESKDVYLMPLVKLYRFLVRRTGSKFNAVVLKRLFMSKINRPPMSLSRLIRFMQGKEDKIAVLVGTVMDDARVYEVPALKVVALRFTKRARARIEKACGECLTFDQLALRAPLGQNTVLLRGPKNSREAVKHFGKAPGVPHSHTKPYVRSKGRKFERARGRRNSRGFKV